A genomic region of Microtus ochrogaster isolate Prairie Vole_2 unplaced genomic scaffold, MicOch1.0 UNK4, whole genome shotgun sequence contains the following coding sequences:
- the LOC101995600 gene encoding probable inactive serine protease 58 has product MKIFFILTLLGAAEAILGNIQDLDEQLPVDFNVPYMVYLQSRPEPCVGTLIDPQWVLTAAHCSLPAKIRLGVYQPNIKNEREQIYSYSLTVVHPNYDPNTRKNDLMLIKLSYPATINTHVGTIAIAMEPMIFNETCFIPTWIWNSYKNFSDPDILTWTNQYSLSQSECWHILQKQKQETRMNIMCIGRSPNIITSIKEVSAAPAICSGRLHGILSWGKAGITKGSEGFFTEIHPYARWILKTMHSN; this is encoded by the exons atgaagatttttttcatcCTTACTCTCTTGGGTGCAGCAG AAGCTATTTTGGGAAACATTCAGGACTTAGATGAACAGTTGCCAGTTGATTTCAACGTTCCTTACATGGTCTATCTGCAGTCCAGGCCAGAGCCTTGTGTGGGGACTCTCATTGACCCTCAGTGGGTGCTCACTGCTGCTCATTGCTCCTTACC aGCTAAAATCCGACTGGGAGTTTATCAACCTAACATCAAAAATGAGAGAGAGCAGATATACAGTTACTCATTGACGGTAGTCCACCCTAATTATGACCCAAATACCCGGAAAAATGATCTGATGCTGATAAAACTCTCTTATCCGGCTACTATAAACACTCACGTGGGAACTATAGCCATAGCTATGGAACCCATGATATTTAATGAAACCTGCTTTATACCAACATGGATCTGGAATAGCTACAAAAACT TCAGTGATCCTGACATCCTGACATGGACAAATCAGTATTCTCTCTCCCAATCTGAATGCTGGCACATTctccaaaaacagaaacaagaaacaaggATGAACATCATGTGCATAGGGCGTTCACCTAACATTATAACTTCAATTAAG GAAGTTTCAGCTGCTCCAGCCATCTGCAGTGGGAGGCTTCACGGAATTTTGTCCTGGGGGAAAGCAGGCATAACCAAGGGAAGTGAGGGCTTCTTCACTGAAATTCATCCTTATGCAAGATGGATCTTGAAAACAATGCATTCCAACTGA